From the genome of Bacteroides sp., one region includes:
- a CDS encoding thioredoxin-like domain-containing protein — MNLKRIFLLIAFLTYTFGCAMADKGYRITVEVEGLNEGDLLLAYHFGDRQYLQDTARMVQPGYYVFEKEEGLDPGMYLVVVPGQKYFEVIIDDNQHFGIKTVMDGFIEKTQFDGSPDNEAFYEYLGFVRLMGEEIGLIREELTREDLSEADREEITARMDNINEQVTQKQESYLERFPDGLFSKILLAQKEPEVPEKPLKEDGSPDQQALYQLYKTRYWENVDFSDDRLLRTPVFHNKLQTYFSNVVVQLPDSIIAEADRMVEKSRAHDEVFKYTIWFITNHFERSQIMGHDAVFVHMIEKYYMSGEAHWVEAENLARISERAMKLKPLLIGKAAPDINMFSPDQTRISLHEVNSKFTVLYFWDSECSHCKRVTPQLRSVSEKLKSLGVTVFAVNLEEEKESWLKSVDSYQIQGWINVFDPANLSGFREKYDLYATPMIYLLDADKKIIAKRISAEQVEEIIQHELGRETSSN; from the coding sequence ATGAATTTAAAAAGAATCTTCCTTCTGATCGCCTTTTTGACTTATACCTTTGGCTGTGCAATGGCCGATAAGGGATACCGCATCACTGTTGAGGTTGAAGGCCTGAACGAAGGTGACTTGCTGCTGGCTTATCATTTTGGTGACAGGCAGTATCTTCAGGACACTGCCCGAATGGTTCAACCTGGATATTATGTCTTTGAGAAAGAGGAGGGCCTGGATCCTGGCATGTACCTGGTGGTCGTTCCCGGGCAGAAATACTTTGAGGTGATCATTGATGACAACCAGCACTTTGGCATAAAAACCGTGATGGACGGGTTTATTGAAAAAACCCAGTTTGATGGTTCGCCTGACAATGAGGCATTTTATGAATACCTGGGGTTTGTTCGCTTGATGGGTGAAGAGATCGGATTGATCAGGGAGGAATTGACCCGGGAAGACCTCAGCGAAGCTGACCGGGAAGAGATCACCGCCCGAATGGACAACATCAATGAACAGGTGACCCAAAAACAGGAATCCTACCTAGAGCGTTTCCCAGACGGGTTGTTTAGCAAAATCCTGCTGGCGCAGAAAGAGCCTGAGGTTCCGGAGAAACCCTTAAAAGAAGATGGCAGTCCGGACCAGCAAGCGCTTTACCAGCTTTACAAAACGCGTTACTGGGAGAATGTTGATTTCTCGGATGACCGCCTGCTTCGCACCCCTGTTTTCCACAACAAGCTTCAGACCTATTTCTCCAATGTTGTAGTCCAGCTCCCCGACAGCATCATAGCAGAGGCGGACCGAATGGTGGAGAAATCCAGGGCCCACGATGAAGTATTCAAATACACCATTTGGTTTATTACCAATCATTTTGAGCGTTCACAAATCATGGGGCACGATGCGGTATTCGTCCACATGATCGAGAAATATTACATGAGTGGGGAGGCCCACTGGGTGGAAGCCGAAAACCTGGCCCGAATCAGCGAACGTGCCATGAAATTAAAGCCCCTATTGATTGGCAAAGCAGCGCCTGACATTAACATGTTCAGCCCTGACCAGACCCGGATTTCACTTCATGAGGTAAACTCCAAATTTACAGTGTTGTATTTCTGGGATTCGGAATGTAGCCATTGTAAGCGGGTCACCCCACAGTTAAGATCTGTATCGGAAAAATTGAAGTCTCTGGGCGTTACCGTTTTTGCGGTGAATCTTGAGGAAGAGAAAGAGTCGTGGCTTAAATCAGTCGATAGTTACCAGATACAAGGCTGGATCAATGTTTTCGACCCCGCCAATCTTTCGGGCTTCAGAGAAAAATACGACCTCTACGCCACGCCAATGATTTATTTGCTGGATGCCGACAAGAAGATCATAGCCAAGCGCATTTCAGCAGAACAGGTGGAGGAGATTATCCAGCATGAGTTAGGACGGGAAACCAGCAGCAATTAG
- a CDS encoding DUF5063 domain-containing protein yields MEAFDSDDLTLSKAAIEMLTVANEYCLFFEDAEKFKAEDILTYFQRLAPLLYLKGSLLPVTEVEDEDFAERFVTEEQWEEIFKALREKLGPEERYYVHDHNYDTQEASLADNMADIYQDMKDFVMAYQKNTLPARQNALAMFGGLFASHWGPIVLHALGAIHRLLYKDALDPDLFEGEEPSLL; encoded by the coding sequence ATGGAAGCCTTTGATTCAGATGACTTGACCCTGTCGAAAGCCGCAATCGAGATGTTGACGGTTGCCAATGAGTATTGCCTGTTTTTTGAGGATGCTGAAAAATTCAAAGCGGAAGACATTCTGACTTATTTTCAGCGACTGGCCCCTCTGCTTTATTTAAAAGGGAGTTTGCTGCCTGTTACTGAGGTTGAGGATGAGGACTTCGCTGAGCGCTTTGTCACCGAAGAACAATGGGAGGAAATCTTCAAGGCACTTCGTGAGAAGCTGGGTCCTGAGGAGCGCTATTACGTGCACGATCATAACTATGATACGCAGGAAGCCAGCCTGGCTGACAACATGGCTGACATTTACCAGGACATGAAGGACTTTGTCATGGCCTATCAGAAAAACACCCTGCCAGCCAGGCAAAATGCCCTGGCAATGTTCGGGGGGCTTTTTGCCAGCCATTGGGGACCTATCGTTTTGCATGCCCTGGGAGCAATACACCGTTTGTTATACAAGGATGCATTAGACCCTGACCTCTTTGAAGGTGAAGAACCTTCGCTGCTTTAA